The DNA segment tttttaatttcagttttcataGGAGGTCACGAGACAtattaattaaagaaatgaaGCTTTAAATATCAGAAAACAATGGCATTTAtaatagaaactataaaattttaacaatttgcTGTGGTTTCTTCTGAAATACCAAGAAATAGTTGTTTATCCATATATTCTTTCAATATGAAATCTATTtagttccattttatttattttaaactggtAATCTATGCATCGTATAATAACAAGCCTATCTAAGTACAATGATTTATTTCCTTAAGGTATTTTAGCAACAAGAGAACAGTAATAATATTCGCGGCAAGCTTTTCTGGGTTTCGCCATGTGTATACCAAGCGCTTTGTGTacgtgatctcatttaatccttacaacaagccCAGTAGTTAGACTTATTGCACTCATTTATTGGAGAAgaattttaaggaaaatgaaggtaaataaatAGTTCAAAGTCACATGACTGGTAAGCAAAGCAACTACAGTTTCATCAAGAACTGCTGCACACGTCAACACTGTGTGTTCTGTGAGACCGTGTGATGCACGGAACACGCAGATGTGAATAAAGGCGGATTTTGTACTCAAGAAACATATGGTCTTGTGGACACCTGATAGCcacataaaaaatagaaacataaatcCTAAGACTATTAGAAGGTGAGATAACCCACCTTCTTCTGATGGACCACAGAAGACCAGCTTTACGGTTGAGGAAACAAAAAGCCTCGAACTTTGTTTGTGGAGTCATTTGGCCTcattcaaaagatttttttccatccTTGTGAAACTCATGTCCTGTAATGTTCTTGCCCTCTTTCTTGCCCTTTCCTTTTCTTAGCCATAAAGTACAGATGATCCAGAACTATTATTCTGGTGGAAATGATTCCAGCCAGAAAGTGGAATTATCTCGTGGTGAATTTGGAAAGAACCAGCAGGGCACGCTGAGTCCTCAGCACTCTGTTGTCTCCTGTGAGCCTCCTTGCGGGGAGCAGTTCTTGCATTTCATTCCCCCAGGGCCCGGGTGAAGTGGGTGGGGGAGACCAGCCTCAGCTAGTGTTGGCAGGACTGGGTTGGCAGCGAGTCTACTGCTCAGGTCACGTAGCAGGACCATGTGATGCACAGACCTTGACTCACGCCACCCAAGTAGGTCTctcttaataacaaaaataatttttggtcAGAGTCAGATGAGGAAAACGGTTGATATCCCCCTTTAGATAATCAAACACTACCTACTGCTATTTCATAcccttatcatttttttttcacattttaaaattttatcttttttaagaaAGTCATATTCTGTTTAAACATCTTTAGGGTATGAGGTGCCTCTGTTATTTAGTTTAGTCTTGTAGTTCTTAAGAGGTTTGCAGGTGCATCAAGAAGAAGTTCCCCAGGGATGAGTACATGTAGAATTAGGACATTTATTTCCAGTCAAGGGAGGAAAGCAAGTTTGAGAGGAGTCTGTATAATTTAGCCTCGGGTTCTGGAGTTCTGAGTCAAACAGGAGTCTGTGAAGTTCACCCGTGTGTTCCAGAGTTCGAAGGGCTTACAGTTTGCTGTCATCAAGGAGATTTTGATTTGGGAACTGGCGTTGGATAGGGAGAAAATACCCACCACCTTctacaacattttttttcatcattACACACACCAATGGTGTCATCCGTGCTGGTGCATCCTCCGTCTTTGCACACCCCTTGCAGAAGAATACATTGTTTTTGTCCTGGAATAAGGCCAGTACTTGCTGCACAGAAAGAGATGCAACAACCTCATTAATTCACCATCAAATTATtggtaatgtatgtaaagcaataAATTTACAGAAGAATGGCTTTAAGATAGAATAAATGATATTACCTATATGAAAAAATGACTTAGGCAAAAGAAGTGGCTTTTTGGAGGAGGGGTGCTAAGAGTGTGGGACTATACACATCTTAGGGCGGGCTGGTTTCTAGAAGCTTTTAGAGAGTTGTCCTTATCAAGGGCAGTACATGTTGAACCATGTGGGGTGCTTTGTTGTCACCATGACTGGGGAGATGTCCTTGGCGTTGAACCGTGTGGGGTGCTTTGTTGTCACCATGACTGGGGAGATGTCCTTGGCGTTTGTGGGTAAGGCTCAGGGTTGGTAAATGTCCCACCTATTGAGTTGTCCTGCCCCAAATGCCAGTAACACCTGCACTGAGACAGACTACTTCAGCGGAAGTATCCACCCTCTACCCCCTCGCCCGTGCTAAGCTCTGCATCCACATTTACAGCATCCTTATTGTATGTCACCTGTCCTCATCTTCATCTCCTCTTGTGGAAAGTCTAGCCATCCTTCAGATTTCACCTTACCTAATTCCCCCATTTCAGGACTGTGCAGGAACCGGATTTTCTGTGTTCTTCAATGCCCCTTATATGCAGATACATGGAGAGAATTTCTCTCAGAGCTGAAAGGTGCTTTTCCTTAAACACACCCATATGTTTTCCCGATTCATTGGGCTGCTGAAAAGCACATAACTGAGGGTGTGCTTCAGCACCGTTCTCTTGCACCCCAGCATCCCTCCTCTAGTGTTTCCAGCACAGCCAAGGGTCCTTTTCCCCGTGGGTCATGGTGGCTGTTACGTAACAGGACACTTCTGTCCGCGGCCAGTAGTAGGGATTCGCTGGCTCTTGAGCCATCCTGTTAACTCACTGTGTCCCATTTTGTCTTTACTGTCCAATAATACACTAACCCTGACTGGCTGGCTTCTTTGGTCCCTAACTTCTACCGCTTAACTGAGTTTGAGCCCTTTGGGGCTCTGAATCTTTGTTTGGTGGGGGGCG comes from the Eubalaena glacialis isolate mEubGla1 chromosome 20, mEubGla1.1.hap2.+ XY, whole genome shotgun sequence genome and includes:
- the LOC133081438 gene encoding beta-defensin 130B-like, which codes for MRLHLLLSVLLLSLTIIPKASTGLIPGQKQCILLQGVCKDGGCTSTDDTIGVCNDEKKCCRRWWVFSPYPTPVPKSKSP